From Nicotiana tabacum cultivar K326 chromosome 20, ASM71507v2, whole genome shotgun sequence, one genomic window encodes:
- the LOC107766374 gene encoding CBS domain-containing protein CBSCBSPB5-like isoform X3 encodes MAASVGGRTPSRRSLSMKSLSSHSKKKTGGVDNVGGLPVSPHRKSLPSSRSMGLAGERTVKRLKLSKALTVPETTSIYEACRRMAARRVDALLLTDSNALLCGILTDKDIATRVIAGEVNIQETPVSKVMTKHPVFVLSDTLAVEALQKMVLGKFRHLPVVENGEVIALLDIAKCLYDAIARLERAAEKGKAIVAAVEGVEKNWGACISGGSDSFIETLRERMFRPSLSTIISENPKTVTVEPSDNVLDAAKKMLETQTSSAVVAVHRKPRGILTSKDILMRVIAQDLSPKSILVERVMTPNPECATTDTPIVDALHTMHDGKFLHLPVVDRDGIVVAVVDVLHITHAAVATVGNTAGVNSEVANTRMQKFWDSAMELSPDEEEETRSIGSLKLASEGAELRRSISYPSSSLPNTFAFKIQDRAGRMHRFNCDIRSMTDLITAIIQRVGDDIDRKNLPQILYEDEDHDKVVLATKSDLTAAVDHARSAGWKGLRLHLDYSGKCGRRKGSSSNNLDYAHTESVWASAYSAVAAVQRE; translated from the exons ATGGCAGCGAGTGTAGGAGGAAGAACGCCGTCGAGAAGAAGCTTGTCAATGAAAAGCTTATCCTCCCATTCGAAGAAGAAAACAGGCGGCGTCGATAATGTAGGAGGACTCCCTGTTTCTCCTCATCGCAAATCTCTACCTTCTTCTCGTTCCAT GGGTCTGGCTGGGGAGCGGACAGTGAAGAGACTTAAGTTGTCTAAAGCTTTAACAGTACCTGAGACTACAAGTATTTATGAAGCATGCCGCAGGATGGCTGCTCGCAGAGTTGATGCTCTATTGCTGACCGATTCAAATGCATTACTATGTGGTATCTTGACGGATAAG GATATTGCAACAAGAGTTATTGCGGGCGAAGTCAATATTCAGGAAACACCTGTTTCAAAGGTTATGACGAAACATCCTGTTTTTGTGCTTTCTGACACACTTGCTGTAGAAGCATTGCAGAAAATGGTGCTAG GAAAATTTAGACATTTGCCAGTTGTAGAAAATGGAGAGGTCATTGCATTGCTTGATATAGCAAAATGTCTTTATGATGCTATTGCTCGCCTTGAAAGGGCAGCAGAGAAAGGAAAGGCCATAGTAGCGGCTGTTGAGGGAGTTGAAAAAAACTGGGGAGCGTGTATTTCTG GTGGCTCTGATTCCTTTATTGAAACACTTCGGGAGCGAATGTTCCGGCCTTCACTCTCTACCATCATTTCTGAGAATCCAAA GACTGTTACAGTTGAACCAAGCGATAATGTTCTAGACGCAGCTAAAAAGATGCTTGAAACTCAAACAAGCTCCGCAGTCGTGGCCGTTCACAGGAAACCACGAGGAATTTTAAC GTCAAAGGACATATTAATGCGAGTTATAGCACAAGATCTTTCGCCAAAGTCCATTCTTGTTGAGAGG GTAATGACTCCCAATCCTGAATGTGCTACGACGGATACACCTATTGTTGATGCTTTACATACAATGCATGATGGGAAATTTTTACACCTTCCTGTAGTTGATAGAG ATGGAATTGTAGTTGCTGTGGTTGATGTGCTTCATATCACTCATGCAGCTGTAGCCACT gtgggaaatacTGCTGGGGTGAATAGCGAAGTTGCAAACACTAGGATGCAAAAGTTTTGGGATTCAGCTATGGAATTGTCCCCAGATGAGGAGGAAGAGACACGGAG CATTGGTTCCTTGAAATTGGCTTCTGAAGGGGCAGAATTGAGAAGATCTATTTCCTATCCTTCATCGAGCCTTCCAAATACTTTTGCATTCAAGATTCAAGACAGAGCAGGGAGGATGCACAGATTCAACTGCG ATATTCGGAGCATGACAGATCTCATAACTGCAATTATTCAGAGAGTGGGGGATGATATCGACCGAAAGAACCTTCCTCAAATTCTG TATGAAGACGAAGACCATGACAAGGTTGTATTAGCAACAAAGAGTGATCTCACAGCTGCCGTTGACCATGCAAGATCTGCAGGTTGGAAG GGACTAAGATTGCACTTAGACTATTCAGGAAAGTGTGGCCGTAGGAAGGGTTCAAGCTCCAACAATTTGGATTATGCTCATACAGAATCTGTATGGGCTTCAGCTTACAGCGCCGTAGCAGCTG TGCAGCGGGAATAG
- the LOC107766374 gene encoding CBS domain-containing protein CBSCBSPB1-like isoform X1, whose translation MAASVGGRTPSRRSLSMKSLSSHSKKKTGGVDNVGGLPVSPHRKSLPSSRSMGLAGERTVKRLKLSKALTVPETTSIYEACRRMAARRVDALLLTDSNALLCGILTDKDIATRVIAGEVNIQETPVSKVMTKHPVFVLSDTLAVEALQKMVLGKFRHLPVVENGEVIALLDIAKCLYDAIARLERAAEKGKAIVAAVEGVEKNWGACISGGSDSFIETLRERMFRPSLSTIISENPKTVTVEPSDNVLDAAKKMLETQTSSAVVAVHRKPRGILTSKDILMRVIAQDLSPKSILVERVMTPNPECATTDTPIVDALHTMHDGKFLHLPVVDRDGIVVAVVDVLHITHAAVATVGNTAGVNSEVANTRMQKFWDSAMELSPDEEEETRSIGSLKLASEGAELRRSISYPSSSLPNTFAFKIQDRAGRMHRFNCDIRSMTDLITAIIQRVGDDIDRKNLPQILYEDEDHDKVVLATKSDLTAAVDHARSAGWKGLRLHLDYSGKCGRRKGSSSNNLDYAHTESVWASAYSAVAAGAALVAGLGVIAFLRRSSN comes from the exons ATGGCAGCGAGTGTAGGAGGAAGAACGCCGTCGAGAAGAAGCTTGTCAATGAAAAGCTTATCCTCCCATTCGAAGAAGAAAACAGGCGGCGTCGATAATGTAGGAGGACTCCCTGTTTCTCCTCATCGCAAATCTCTACCTTCTTCTCGTTCCAT GGGTCTGGCTGGGGAGCGGACAGTGAAGAGACTTAAGTTGTCTAAAGCTTTAACAGTACCTGAGACTACAAGTATTTATGAAGCATGCCGCAGGATGGCTGCTCGCAGAGTTGATGCTCTATTGCTGACCGATTCAAATGCATTACTATGTGGTATCTTGACGGATAAG GATATTGCAACAAGAGTTATTGCGGGCGAAGTCAATATTCAGGAAACACCTGTTTCAAAGGTTATGACGAAACATCCTGTTTTTGTGCTTTCTGACACACTTGCTGTAGAAGCATTGCAGAAAATGGTGCTAG GAAAATTTAGACATTTGCCAGTTGTAGAAAATGGAGAGGTCATTGCATTGCTTGATATAGCAAAATGTCTTTATGATGCTATTGCTCGCCTTGAAAGGGCAGCAGAGAAAGGAAAGGCCATAGTAGCGGCTGTTGAGGGAGTTGAAAAAAACTGGGGAGCGTGTATTTCTG GTGGCTCTGATTCCTTTATTGAAACACTTCGGGAGCGAATGTTCCGGCCTTCACTCTCTACCATCATTTCTGAGAATCCAAA GACTGTTACAGTTGAACCAAGCGATAATGTTCTAGACGCAGCTAAAAAGATGCTTGAAACTCAAACAAGCTCCGCAGTCGTGGCCGTTCACAGGAAACCACGAGGAATTTTAAC GTCAAAGGACATATTAATGCGAGTTATAGCACAAGATCTTTCGCCAAAGTCCATTCTTGTTGAGAGG GTAATGACTCCCAATCCTGAATGTGCTACGACGGATACACCTATTGTTGATGCTTTACATACAATGCATGATGGGAAATTTTTACACCTTCCTGTAGTTGATAGAG ATGGAATTGTAGTTGCTGTGGTTGATGTGCTTCATATCACTCATGCAGCTGTAGCCACT gtgggaaatacTGCTGGGGTGAATAGCGAAGTTGCAAACACTAGGATGCAAAAGTTTTGGGATTCAGCTATGGAATTGTCCCCAGATGAGGAGGAAGAGACACGGAG CATTGGTTCCTTGAAATTGGCTTCTGAAGGGGCAGAATTGAGAAGATCTATTTCCTATCCTTCATCGAGCCTTCCAAATACTTTTGCATTCAAGATTCAAGACAGAGCAGGGAGGATGCACAGATTCAACTGCG ATATTCGGAGCATGACAGATCTCATAACTGCAATTATTCAGAGAGTGGGGGATGATATCGACCGAAAGAACCTTCCTCAAATTCTG TATGAAGACGAAGACCATGACAAGGTTGTATTAGCAACAAAGAGTGATCTCACAGCTGCCGTTGACCATGCAAGATCTGCAGGTTGGAAG GGACTAAGATTGCACTTAGACTATTCAGGAAAGTGTGGCCGTAGGAAGGGTTCAAGCTCCAACAATTTGGATTATGCTCATACAGAATCTGTATGGGCTTCAGCTTACAGCGCCGTAGCAGCTGGTGCGGCATTAGTTGCAGGTTTAGGCGTAATAGCATTCTTAAGGAGATCTAGTAACTGA
- the LOC107766374 gene encoding CBS domain-containing protein CBSCBSPB5-like isoform X2, whose translation MAASVGGRTPSRRSLSMKSLSSHSKKKTGGVDNVGGLPVSPHRKSLPSSRSMGLAGERTVKRLKLSKALTVPETTSIYEACRRMAARRVDALLLTDSNALLCGILTDKDIATRVIAGEVNIQETPVSKVMTKHPVFVLSDTLAVEALQKMVLGKFRHLPVVENGEVIALLDIAKCLYDAIARLERAAEKGKAIVAAVEGVEKNWGACISGGSDSFIETLRERMFRPSLSTIISENPKTVTVEPSDNVLDAAKKMLETQTSSAVVAVHRKPRGILTSKDILMRVIAQDLSPKSILVERVMTPNPECATTDTPIVDALHTMHDGKFLHLPVVDRGSIDLSEYSLEAVGNTAGVNSEVANTRMQKFWDSAMELSPDEEEETRSIGSLKLASEGAELRRSISYPSSSLPNTFAFKIQDRAGRMHRFNCDIRSMTDLITAIIQRVGDDIDRKNLPQILYEDEDHDKVVLATKSDLTAAVDHARSAGWKGLRLHLDYSGKCGRRKGSSSNNLDYAHTESVWASAYSAVAAGAALVAGLGVIAFLRRSSN comes from the exons ATGGCAGCGAGTGTAGGAGGAAGAACGCCGTCGAGAAGAAGCTTGTCAATGAAAAGCTTATCCTCCCATTCGAAGAAGAAAACAGGCGGCGTCGATAATGTAGGAGGACTCCCTGTTTCTCCTCATCGCAAATCTCTACCTTCTTCTCGTTCCAT GGGTCTGGCTGGGGAGCGGACAGTGAAGAGACTTAAGTTGTCTAAAGCTTTAACAGTACCTGAGACTACAAGTATTTATGAAGCATGCCGCAGGATGGCTGCTCGCAGAGTTGATGCTCTATTGCTGACCGATTCAAATGCATTACTATGTGGTATCTTGACGGATAAG GATATTGCAACAAGAGTTATTGCGGGCGAAGTCAATATTCAGGAAACACCTGTTTCAAAGGTTATGACGAAACATCCTGTTTTTGTGCTTTCTGACACACTTGCTGTAGAAGCATTGCAGAAAATGGTGCTAG GAAAATTTAGACATTTGCCAGTTGTAGAAAATGGAGAGGTCATTGCATTGCTTGATATAGCAAAATGTCTTTATGATGCTATTGCTCGCCTTGAAAGGGCAGCAGAGAAAGGAAAGGCCATAGTAGCGGCTGTTGAGGGAGTTGAAAAAAACTGGGGAGCGTGTATTTCTG GTGGCTCTGATTCCTTTATTGAAACACTTCGGGAGCGAATGTTCCGGCCTTCACTCTCTACCATCATTTCTGAGAATCCAAA GACTGTTACAGTTGAACCAAGCGATAATGTTCTAGACGCAGCTAAAAAGATGCTTGAAACTCAAACAAGCTCCGCAGTCGTGGCCGTTCACAGGAAACCACGAGGAATTTTAAC GTCAAAGGACATATTAATGCGAGTTATAGCACAAGATCTTTCGCCAAAGTCCATTCTTGTTGAGAGG GTAATGACTCCCAATCCTGAATGTGCTACGACGGATACACCTATTGTTGATGCTTTACATACAATGCATGATGGGAAATTTTTACACCTTCCTGTAGTTGATAGAGGTAGCATTGACCTTTCAGAGTACAGTCTGGAAGCG gtgggaaatacTGCTGGGGTGAATAGCGAAGTTGCAAACACTAGGATGCAAAAGTTTTGGGATTCAGCTATGGAATTGTCCCCAGATGAGGAGGAAGAGACACGGAG CATTGGTTCCTTGAAATTGGCTTCTGAAGGGGCAGAATTGAGAAGATCTATTTCCTATCCTTCATCGAGCCTTCCAAATACTTTTGCATTCAAGATTCAAGACAGAGCAGGGAGGATGCACAGATTCAACTGCG ATATTCGGAGCATGACAGATCTCATAACTGCAATTATTCAGAGAGTGGGGGATGATATCGACCGAAAGAACCTTCCTCAAATTCTG TATGAAGACGAAGACCATGACAAGGTTGTATTAGCAACAAAGAGTGATCTCACAGCTGCCGTTGACCATGCAAGATCTGCAGGTTGGAAG GGACTAAGATTGCACTTAGACTATTCAGGAAAGTGTGGCCGTAGGAAGGGTTCAAGCTCCAACAATTTGGATTATGCTCATACAGAATCTGTATGGGCTTCAGCTTACAGCGCCGTAGCAGCTGGTGCGGCATTAGTTGCAGGTTTAGGCGTAATAGCATTCTTAAGGAGATCTAGTAACTGA